The nucleotide sequence TCTTAtcaatatgcgcctcggaattTGATAAGGAGGCGCGTCGTTGCATCCTTGATgcgtctgtcttcacttgtagcctactttGGAGCTGCAATGCCTGTGAGAAGGATCTGATCAGGTGAAGGGCATTGGCAaataagaattgagatatctgaAAGAGCCATGTAAGTGAGAGGTGCTTTGGAGCACAGGCGATTGGCAGTCCGGAGAAGTGaattatatttattatattcAGCCCGAGGGCACAATGCACAGATTTTGAAAGCTTGCTCAGCATCCCTACTTCCCACGACTATGCCTGCAGCACACCTTACAACCACAATGTTATTTAACTGGTCGTTCAGTACATTACCGTTCTATACAACATTGCTCACCGTTCTGTCATGCTGAACCCACTCCTTCATGGGTTTGCAAGTAtttttatacatatatatttttttcctttattttttaaattcataaTACAAAATGATCAACAACTTACATCGCTACATCAAACATgtataacaaaacaaaacacaggtataaacaagaaaatacaagaaaatatataaatatataaaacttttttttttaaagaacgaCAATTCTAATGCAATTGTATACACTCATTATAAATCTCATAATGATTCAGGAAGATgttattatttttgttatttttgttaaacTGAGTTCTGGAAAAGCTTTGTGATCATCACCAAAGCTAAGATGAGTTTTCATTAGCGTAGTTAGACCACTGGAAATGGCTTCGATCACAGAAATAAACtatctgaaaggtattggaaactcattcaatgttataaattgttcaAATGCAAGAATATTAACCCTGTTGTCGAAAACATCAAGAGCAAAGTCAATATTTATCTCATGCCAGCTAgggtagaacaatgacttattccttaAAGTTATGTCTGAAAAAAtgtgcaggaaacatattttccaggaCATTAaaagcttgttggtgaaacctagACTATTTAGACTATTTAGCGGGTAATCTGtagaatataattacatttcagtaaaaatgTAATACCTCCCAATTTATTAAACACATTGTTTGGAATGAAATACCAAATTGACTCTGTATTGACCAAACATCTTTTCAACCAATTGatcttgaaagtgttatttatgtAAACAAAATCCAACACTTCCAGACCTCCTTCAGCTGACCTCAaacaacttccggcgccgaaaagagatggccgcctcgcttcgcgttccttggaaaatatgcagtattttgtttttttatgtgttatttcttacatcggtaccccaggtaatcttaggtttcattacatacagtcgggaggaactactgaatatacgattaacgtcaactcatcatcgttcctaccaggaatatgactttcccgaaacggatccagtgttttgccttccacccaatacaatggatctgatcccagccggcgaccctgtgcgacgccgtaaaaggggcaaacgaggcggtctcgtggtcaggcttcggagacgggcacatcgcgctccactccctagcatactactcgccaatgtccagtctcttgacaataaggttgatgaaatccgagcacgggtagcattccagagagacatcagggattgcaacgtgctctgcttcacggaaacatggctaactcaagagacgctaacggagtcggtgcagccagctggtttcttcatgcatcgcgccgacagaaacaaacatctttctggtaagaagaggggcgggggggtatgccttatgattaacgagacgtggtgtgatcatcataacaacacacaggaactcaagtcattctgttcacctgatctagaactcctcacaatcaaatgtcgaccgcattatctaccaagggaattctcttcaatcataatcacagccgtatatattcccccccaagcagacacatcgatggccctgaacgaactttatctgactctttgtaaactggaaaccacacaccctgacgctgcattcatcgtagctggggattttaacaaggctaatctaaaaacaaaactccctaaattctatcagcatatcgattgtgctaccagggctggaaaaaccctagatcattgttatactaatttccgcgacgcatataaggccctcccccgcccccctttcggaaaagctgaccacgactccattttgttgattccagcctacaaacagaaactaaaacaacaagctcccgcgctcaggtctgttcaacgctggtccgaccaatctgaatccacgcttcaagactgcttcgatcacgcggattggaatatgttccgcattgcgtccaacaacaatattgacgaatatgctgattcggtgagcgagttcattaggaagtgcattgacgatgtcgtacccacagcaacgattaaaacattcccaaaccagaaaccgtggattgacggcagcattcgcgtgaaactgaaagcgcgaaccactgcttttaaccagggcaaggtgaccggaagcatgaccgaatacaaacagtgtagctattctctccgcaaggcaatcaaacaggctaagtcccagtacagagacaaaatcgagtcgcaattcaacagctcagacacaagaggtatgtggcagggtctacagtcaatcacggattacaaaaagaaaaccagccccgtcgcggaccaggatgtcttgctcccagacaggctaaacaacttttttgcccgctttgaggacaatacagtgccactgacacggccccctaccaaaacctgcgggctctccttcactgcagccgaggtgagtaaaacatttaaacgtgttaaccctcgcaaggctgcaggcccagacggcattcccagccgcgtcctcagagcatgcgcagaccagctggctggtgtgtttacggacatattcaatcaatccttatcccagtctgctgttcccacatgcttcaagagggccaccattgttcctgttcccaagaaagctaaggtaactgagctaaacgactaccgccccgtagcactcacttccgtcatcatgaagtgctttgagagactagtcaaggaccatatcacctccaccctaccggacaccctagacccactccaatttgcttaccgacccaataggtccacagacgacgcaatcgcaaccacactgcacactgccctaacccatctggacaagaggaatacccatgtgagaatgctgttcatcgattacagctcagcatttaacaccatagtaccctccagaccctgggtctcgaccccgccctgtgcaactgggtcctggacttcctgacgggccgcccccaggtggtgagggtaggtaacaacatctccaccccgctgatcctcaacactggggccccacaagggtgcgttctgagccctctcctgtactccctgttcacccacgactgcgtggccatgcacgcctccaactcaatcatcaagtttgcggatgacactacagtggtaggcttgattaccaacaacgacgagacggcctacagggaggaggtgagggccctcggagtgtggtgtcaggaaaataacctcacactcaacgtcaacaaaacaaaggagatgattgtggacttcaggaaacagcagagggagcacccccctatccacatcgacgggtcagtagtggagaaggtggaaagttttaagttcctcggtgtacacatcacggacaaactgaattggtccacccacacagacagcgttgtgaagaaggcgcagcagcgcctcttcaacctcaggaggctgaagaaattcggcttgtcaccaaaagcactcacaaacttctacagatgcacaatcgagagcatcctgtcgggctgtatcaccgcctggtacggcaactgctccgcccacaaccgtaaggctctccagagggtagtgaggtctgcagaacgcaccaccgggggcaaactacctgccctccaggacacctacaccacccgatgtcacaggaaggccataaagatcatcaaggacaacaaccacccaagccactgcctgttcaccccgctatcatccagaaggcgaggtcagtacaggtgcatcaaagcagggaccgagagactgaaaaacagcttctatctcaaggccatcagactgttaaacagccaccactaacatttagcggccgctgccaacatactgactcaactccagccactttaaaaatgggaattgatggaaattatgtaaaaatgtaccactagccactttaaacaatgccacttaatataatgtttacataccctacattacccatctcatatgtatatactgtactctatatcatctactgcatcttgccatctttatgtaatacatgtaccactagccactttaaactatgccactttatgtttacataccctacagtactcatctcatatgtatataccgtactctataccatctactgcatcttgccatgccgttctgtaccaccactcattcatatatctttatgtacatattctttatccctttacacttgtgtgtgtgtataaggtagtagttgtggaattgttaggttagattacttgttggttattactgcattgtcggaactagaagcacaagcatttcgctacactcgcattaacatctgctaaccatgtgtatgtgactaataaaatttgatttgatttgatttgatttatttgagaGGACTGACTTTTTTCCGTTTGAAATAAttatttttccagatgaagtcaagAAAGATCTTGATGATCTCTATACAGGTAGAGGGATTTACAAATAAAGATAATGAGAAGTACACAAAGCGAGACAGtccctctgccttggacagaagCACTCTCCCATGCATAAAAATAAAACCAATGAGATCCCaatgaataaatatatttttcttaatTTTAGGAGAAATTCGAATGGTGTCTGACATTTTCCATGACATCTAAAAATTGAAAGTTGAAATAGCCAATGACAGTACTGCAGAGTAGGTACGTAGGGACATTACATACACGTCCTCCATTCAGCGGTCCAATCACATAAGTGGTTTGTTTACTTGTCTTTCAGGTAACAACTTCACATCCCGTATGAGTTCGATCAGTCAGTGAGGGACAGATTGCCTTCTctactagctagctatgtagttAGGCCGTTTACAGCTAATTATACCGAGTGATTCATGCAATCAGGGGGCAGTAATTTTGATAATTTAACACATAGCTACGCTACTACAAATTGCCCTTATTATCCGCTTTTTAACACAATCTGCACGCTTCGCTGAAATGCTTCTCCTGGCCGGCGTAAGGGATGGAAGGGCTAACAGAAGTGTGATATGTGTCCTGCTGCCCATGGCTGTCGCGGTGTTGCTGTCGGTCAGAGTTGCTGGGATCCAGGAGGAACACAAACATGTCCAAGAACAAACGCCACAAGAGGTAGCTAGCAATCATCAATAAAATGTAATACACCGATGTTTCCCATGCATGCTAACGGTAGCATACTAGCTAACTATGGTTAGCAactcgaaagcattccacatagatagctaatgctaactagctagccaaagCAACGTCACCGCCACCAGTATATATTCCCCTAGTCACTGACCTCCTTTCGAGGTTCACGTTTTAGGGAAGacaaagctaacgttagctggctgttCCTTTCCAGCTCCTGTGGTGTTCAGTTCCGCGTTGTTATGTCCATGTCACGAGCCCAAGTCAGGAAGTTGAACTGGCAATGAGTGAAGTAATTGATTCTCATAGTTAACAAGTATTATTGTGCCCCTCCCTCTACGTGACTTGACTACCCGCTTCAATTAGACAGACTTTACACATTCCAAGATACAGTATGTGGACATACAAATCATAACATGGTTTTCATGGCCAACCTGTTGTGGACCTGAAGTGACATTTGTTTCCCCCTTCAACAGAAAGCACCTACTGCTCACGCCATTGGCCCCGAGGTCAGTGGAAATGACTCCAGCAAATCCGAGAACCTGGGCTTCATCCATGCCTTTGTAGCTGCCATCTCTGTCATCATTGTCTCTGAGCTGGGAGACAAGACTTTCTTCATCGCTGCCATCATGGCAATGCGCTACAACCGCCTGACCGTGCTGTTGGGGGCAATACTAGCCCTTGGCTTTATGACCTGCATCTCAGGTTAGTGGATGCGATGGGGGGGGCTGATGATCCTGGGTTTTTTTCTGGGGGGGTTTCCTGGTTCAAAATggggtatacagttgaagtcgggagtttacatacacttaggttggagtcattaaaactcgtttttcaaccattccacacatttcttgttaacaaactatagttttggcaagtcggttaggacatctactttgtgcatgacacaagtaatttttccaacaattgtttacagacagattatttcacttatcattcactgtatcacaattccagtgggtcagaagtttacatacactatgttgactgcctttaaacagcttggaaaattccagaaaatgatgtcatggctttagaagcttctgataggctaattgacataatttgagtcaattggaggtgtacctgtgtatgtatttcaaggcctaccttcaaactacgtgcctctttgcttgacatcatgggaaaattaaaagaaatcagccaagacctcagaaaaaaattgtagacctccacaagtctggttcatccttgtgagccatttccaaatgcctgaaggtaccatgttcatctgtacaaacagtaggcaaggataaacaccatgggaccacgcagccggcataccgctcaggaaggagacacgttctgtctcctagagatgaacgtactttggtgcgaaaagtgcaaatcaataccagaacaacagcaaaggaccttgtgaagatgctggaggaaatgggtacaaaagtatccacatccacagaaaaacgagtcctacatcaacataacctgaaaggccgctcagcaaggaagaagccactgctccaaaaccaccataaaaaaagccagtttgcaactgcacatggggacaaagatcgtactttttggagaaatgtcctctggtctgatgaaacaaatagaactgtttggccataatgactatcattATGtttgccgaagaacaccatcccaaccgtgaagcacgggggtggcagcatcgtgttgtgggggtgctttgcagcaggagggactggtgcacttcacaaaatagatggcatcatgagggaggaaaattatgtggacatattgaagcaacatctcaagacatcagtcaggaagttaaagcttgttcgcaaatgggtcttccaaatggacaatgaccccaagcatacttccaaagttgtggcaaaatggcttaaggacaacaaagtcctgacctcaatcatatagaacatttgtgtgcagaactgaaaaggcgtgtacgagcaaggaggtctacaaacctgactcagttacaccagctatgtcaggaggaatgggccaacattcacccaacttaatgtgggaagcttgtggaaggctacccaaaacgtttgacccaagttaaacaatttaaaggcaatgctacccaatactatttgagtgtatgtaaacttctgacccactgggaatgtgatgagagaaataaaggctgaaataaatcattttctctactatgattttgacatttcacatttttaaaatgacgtggtgatcctaactgacctaagacagggaatttttactgggattaaatgtcaggaattgaaaaactgagtttaaatgcgtTTGgctgcatgtaaacttccgacttcaactgtaggtggtgGGCATGGCAGGGGCGTGGACATGGCCATGGTCAATGGTGTAGTAGGTGACCAAACATTTTAGAGGCCCTCCTGTTTTCTGCAGGGATGCAATTTTGCTCTTTTAAAGCTAATtttatgcaattctacacattttgccatgtggcgGAGATACAATGTTGCAGtttgctaatttcctgcaattttacacattttgctttGATGCTGAGAGAAAGAAATTCAGTTTTATAGCAAATTCTGAAATTCTACACAATTTGCCATGTCTTATTCTATCGAatgactcaaacattataacaacatcaatgGGGGGCCTCATGCCGTGACCAAAATACTCCTGAATGcctagcttttattttggtgattgttagttatcttatttaaaaatatctaggtccattatcttttctacaaaCTTTATTTCGTAAACTTAAACAAAGTTTGAGTTGTTTAAGATTACACGGAGAGCTTTACAATCACAACAatttgtcatttaaaaaatatttgttttaatgtTTGGACATAAGCGGCCCGAAAAAACACTTAGGTGGCCCACCCAAGACTTTTCTATGCAGAAAGCACCCTGTGATTAGAATGGATGTGACATGGCTTCTAAGTTCATTAATGTATCCCAATTAGTGGAGGTACCACTGATGAATCCTGGGTTTGTCCGAATGTTTGTCTGAATATTTGGATCTGTACAGACTACAGGGCCGTCACCCTGCCTGTTCTTTGTCTAACCAAGACCCTCTTGTGTTTTTATCAGTGATGTTTGGCTATGCCACCACCATCATCCCCAGGATCTACACATACTACGTGTCTACGGCTCTGTTCGCCATCTTTGGTGTGCGCATgctgagagaggggctgaagATGAGTCCAGACGAGGGCcaggaggagctggaggaggtgCAGGCTGATATTAAAAAGAAGGATGAGGAGGTCTGTACACACACACGGCCCATCCCCACATTTGCATATTGTTATGCATTTTCATATTACCTTGCTGTATCTTGTTCTAGGGATTCAATGGTTGGCTTGTATTCCTATTTCCTATAGCTGCAGATGTCTAAGCTGCTAAATGGGGCTGCAGATGTGGAGTCGGGCTCAGGATCAAGCCATCCTCAGAGGAAGTGGCACAGCTTCATCTCGCCTGTGTTCATCCAGGCCTTCACCCTCACCTTCCTGGCAGAGTGGGGAGATCGCTCTCAGCTCACCACCATCATCCTGGGTGCCCAGGAGGTGAGTCCTGACAGCGCCACTGTTgagtctgtctgcttgcctagtCAAAATGGGACATTCTGGCAAATGTTACACTGACTTCAAACCAAGGCTATAATGCTTAGGTGTGGCTGCAAAGCATTTTACAGTGGATACAAAGTCAGTTAATTATTATGGTCAGGATGAAGAGTTACTGTTGCTGTGTATACTCAAAAGGAATTATATTGTTAGGGAATTATTGTTGTGCGTTCTTTCTACTCTACTGTCATGCTTTTTGGTTCTGTGAGAATGTTAAAGGTGTCATAAGCCAATGCTCTGTCTCAGGATCCTTTTGGAGTGGCGGTGGGTGGTACTCTGGGACACTGTCTGTGCACAGGACTGGCTGTGGTTGGAGGAAGGATGATTGCACAGAAGATTTCTGTCAGAACTGGTAATGTTTTATTTTCTTCCTTTCAGTGTTCCTGGTCAAGTGGTCATCATAGCCTATACTGTAATACATGTAGTAGTCATCAGAATTGTGTTATGGActgtttttctctcctcctcagttaCAATCATTGGTGGGATCATGTTCCTGGCCTTTGCCTTCTCTGCCCTCTTCATCAAACCGGATGCTGGATTCTAATTGGAGGGAAGACTTTCAGGCAAATTTTGTACATATCTGTAAAGCTCAACTATGtttatttagtgtgtgtgtgtgtgtgtgtgtggttgagagGGAGAAATATGGAGAATATTCTCTAATGGGActgagcgagtgtgtgtgtgtgtgatttctgtTCTCTAGTCTTGCTAAGTCTGTGATCCCTCACCGGTCTGAGTCCTGTGGCCTACACCAAGAACAAGACTTACCTCTCCCTCACACTCAGGCCCGTCAGTACTGAGCTTGGGTCTGTTTATTCATTAATTCCCCATCCTTATTATTATATTATGCTTTAAAGTCCTACTCCAGTCTAattttcacctcatttaacacctgatttacgTAACGGGGGGCgctttcctcttttgttctctattgcgCCAgtattgttcctcaagcaagcCGGGAGGTCAATGACATCATAGGGCACCATCAGACCAACTCATCAAAAGCcctactccttgaagtttgcagttgtcccccccccaaaaaaaacattttacccttgtgtgtactttactgtatttatacttgggatattgCTTTTCAATAGGaaaagtacaacaacaaaaaatatgccGGCTGAACACTGACTCCAGGTTTGTCCCATAGAGTGCAGTGTTATGGCCACTGTGAAGCGATTCAGTCCCTGTGATCTATGGCCAGGCCTCAGGCCAACTCCCATACGTTTTGTTCCCCTCAGAATGTCATCTGAGAACAGTAACATTGGGCTGCCTTTGCTTCATAAACCCCATAATTAGTTGATCTACCATTTCTCCATCTGTATCGGGGATGGGAATCTTTTCACGGTTGTGAATATTACTGTTCAGTGATTTCCATCTGCTAGACAGGACATGCCAGTTCTAAGCATCATGGGGATCTTGAAGCAGCAGTAACCCATTCAGTGTCAGTATTCTACATTCCGGCCTCAAGGCAGCAGAGGGGGGGAAACACCCCACGG is from Salvelinus alpinus chromosome 16, SLU_Salpinus.1, whole genome shotgun sequence and encodes:
- the LOC139541316 gene encoding putative divalent cation/proton antiporter TMEM165, which translates into the protein MLLLAGVRDGRANRSVICVLLPMAVAVLLSVRVAGIQEEHKHVQEQTPQEKAPTAHAIGPEVSGNDSSKSENLGFIHAFVAAISVIIVSELGDKTFFIAAIMAMRYNRLTVLLGAILALGFMTCISVMFGYATTIIPRIYTYYVSTALFAIFGVRMLREGLKMSPDEGQEELEEVQADIKKKDEELQMSKLLNGAADVESGSGSSHPQRKWHSFISPVFIQAFTLTFLAEWGDRSQLTTIILGAQEDPFGVAVGGTLGHCLCTGLAVVGGRMIAQKISVRTVTIIGGIMFLAFAFSALFIKPDAGF